A genomic window from Peromyscus maniculatus bairdii isolate BWxNUB_F1_BW_parent chromosome 1, HU_Pman_BW_mat_3.1, whole genome shotgun sequence includes:
- the Pgpep1l gene encoding pyroglutamyl-peptidase 1-like protein isoform X1, with protein sequence MDSQSRCVVVTGFGPFRQHLVNSSWEAVKELSKLGLGVDTDTELRTLQLPVDYREVSRRLTTIWEDLRPHLAVHVGMDTSTKAIFLEQCGKNRSYRDTDIRGFQPEGGVCLSGGPEVMHSVVSMKEVCRRVSLEDVEVAFSRDAGRYTSGVHVPNRYVCDYTYYLSLYLGDGHAALIHVPPLSHRFPASLLGKALQAIIQEMLEDSEEVQTQKYSSQREAAGGCLL encoded by the exons ATGGATTCGCAGTCGCGCTGCGTGGTGGTGACCG GTTTTGGACCCTTCAGACAGCACCTGGTGAATTCCAGCTGGGAAGCCGTAAAG GAACTCTCCAAGCTGGGTTTAGGGGTGGACACTGACACAGAACTGCGAACTCTGCAGCTGCCCGTGGATTACAGGGAGGTTAGTCGGAGGCTTACCACAATCTGGGAAGATTTGCGACCACAC CTTGCTGTGCATGTGGGCATGGACACTTCCACCAAGGCCATCTTTCTGGAACAGTGCGGCAAGAACCGAAGTTATCGGGATACAGATATacgaggcttccagcctgagggtGGAGTGTGCCTCTCAGGTGGCCCGGAAGTGATGCACTCTGTTGTCAGCATGAAGGAAGTCTGCCGGCGTGTTTCTCTTGAGGATGTCGAGGTGGCCTTTTCCCGAGATGCGGGCAGGTACACTTCAGGTGTCCATGTGCCAAACAG GTACGTCTGTGATTACACCTACTACCTGTCCCTGTACCTCGGAGATGGGCACGCAGCGCTCATCCATGTCCCTCCGCTGTCACACCGGTTCCCAGCCAGCCTTCTGGGCAAAGCCTTGCAAGCCATCATCCAAGAAATGCTGGAAGACAGTGAGGAGGTCCAGACTCAAAAGTACAGCAGCCAAAGGGAAGCCGCAGGGGGATGCCTCCTTTAG
- the Pgpep1l gene encoding pyroglutamyl-peptidase 1-like protein isoform X2, producing the protein MDSQSRCVVVTGFGPFRQHLVNSSWEAVKELSKLGLGVDTDTELRTLQLPVDYREVSRRLTTIWEDLRPHLAVHVGMDTSTKAIFLEQCGKNRSYRDTDIRGFQPEGGVCLSGGPEVMHSVVSMKEVCRRVSLEDVEVAFSRDAGRYVCDYTYYLSLYLGDGHAALIHVPPLSHRFPASLLGKALQAIIQEMLEDSEEVQTQKYSSQREAAGGCLL; encoded by the exons ATGGATTCGCAGTCGCGCTGCGTGGTGGTGACCG GTTTTGGACCCTTCAGACAGCACCTGGTGAATTCCAGCTGGGAAGCCGTAAAG GAACTCTCCAAGCTGGGTTTAGGGGTGGACACTGACACAGAACTGCGAACTCTGCAGCTGCCCGTGGATTACAGGGAGGTTAGTCGGAGGCTTACCACAATCTGGGAAGATTTGCGACCACAC CTTGCTGTGCATGTGGGCATGGACACTTCCACCAAGGCCATCTTTCTGGAACAGTGCGGCAAGAACCGAAGTTATCGGGATACAGATATacgaggcttccagcctgagggtGGAGTGTGCCTCTCAGGTGGCCCGGAAGTGATGCACTCTGTTGTCAGCATGAAGGAAGTCTGCCGGCGTGTTTCTCTTGAGGATGTCGAGGTGGCCTTTTCCCGAGATGCGGGCAG GTACGTCTGTGATTACACCTACTACCTGTCCCTGTACCTCGGAGATGGGCACGCAGCGCTCATCCATGTCCCTCCGCTGTCACACCGGTTCCCAGCCAGCCTTCTGGGCAAAGCCTTGCAAGCCATCATCCAAGAAATGCTGGAAGACAGTGAGGAGGTCCAGACTCAAAAGTACAGCAGCCAAAGGGAAGCCGCAGGGGGATGCCTCCTTTAG